A genomic window from Ignavibacteria bacterium includes:
- a CDS encoding fibronectin type III domain-containing protein, which yields MKSMVIDNIYVAKGDEAGELNLSWDSLKEAELYVIQYRDIKYPRTKKINTDKKSGAKLKSLWKVADITNEPKYTIKGLKSKRKYSFRVAAVNSTRQGPWSVTAVKEI from the coding sequence ATGAAAAGTATGGTGATTGATAATATTTATGTTGCTAAAGGTGATGAGGCGGGTGAATTGAACTTAAGCTGGGATTCCCTGAAGGAAGCGGAGCTTTACGTGATACAGTACAGGGATATTAAATATCCAAGGACCAAAAAAATTAATACAGATAAAAAAAGCGGTGCAAAGCTGAAAAGTTTATGGAAAGTAGCTGATATAACCAACGAACCCAAATATACTATTAAAGGCCTGAAAAGCAAAAGGAAGTATTCGTTCAGGGTTGCAGCAGTAAATTCCACCAGGCAAGGTCCCTGGAGCGTTACAGCAGTTAAAGAAATTTGA
- a CDS encoding T9SS type A sorting domain-containing protein: MINKIFLILLALTTGSSCLFSQYQEWVKVYNGSGNSGDEGFKLKVDSQGNTYVLAKVLSTGFNTNIGIIKYDAAGVQQWAVEYNGPANLEDYAADITIDNNGNSYICGIISQGNSNLDIVTLKYNSAGTQQWAVTWAGTAQFDDEASAIYCDDQGNVYVCGSTEVTSGQNYNYITLKYNSSGALQWAKQYSAPINSYDMALFIGGEGSNVYITGTSNGQGTGSDFLTIKYNSSGDSSWVVRYNGTTQINEIPYGFKVDASGNVYVTGMSQGLSSGVDYVTIKYNSSGVQQWLARYTSPGASQDIPEGLNIDNAGNVYVTGRTRINSSYNDFATVKYNSSGAEQWVAVYNNNGVDRDDYGYDVIADNQGNVYVTGNSQESGTNRDALTVKYNSAGIEQWVARYDGSNADETYSIGLDAAGNVYVAGYNSSPNQNILTIKYSQVNGITQLSNEIPQRFRLEQNYHNPFNPVTNIKLQIASKVFVSLKLYDITGREVKTLVNEELQAGIYNVDLDASSMTSGVYFYRLVTKDFSDTKKMILLK; this comes from the coding sequence ATGATCAATAAAATTTTTTTAATACTGCTGGCTCTCACGACCGGCAGTTCGTGTTTGTTTTCGCAATACCAGGAGTGGGTAAAAGTATACAACGGTTCAGGCAACAGCGGAGATGAAGGATTTAAGCTTAAAGTAGATTCGCAGGGCAATACTTATGTGCTGGCAAAGGTACTTAGCACGGGCTTTAATACAAATATAGGTATCATAAAATATGATGCTGCAGGAGTGCAGCAGTGGGCTGTGGAATATAACGGTCCTGCAAACCTTGAAGATTACGCTGCGGATATTACAATAGATAATAACGGCAACAGCTATATATGCGGAATTATATCACAGGGCAACAGCAATCTTGATATTGTAACCCTTAAATATAATTCAGCGGGTACTCAGCAATGGGCGGTTACATGGGCCGGCACAGCACAGTTTGATGATGAAGCATCTGCAATTTATTGTGATGACCAGGGCAATGTATATGTTTGCGGCTCAACCGAAGTTACAAGCGGCCAGAATTATAATTATATCACACTAAAATATAATTCATCAGGTGCGCTGCAATGGGCAAAGCAATACAGCGCGCCGATAAACAGTTATGATATGGCATTGTTTATCGGAGGTGAAGGAAGCAATGTATATATCACAGGTACCAGTAACGGCCAGGGTACAGGGTCAGACTTCCTGACCATTAAGTATAATTCATCCGGAGACTCATCATGGGTTGTGCGTTACAACGGTACAACTCAGATAAATGAAATACCTTATGGATTCAAAGTTGATGCCTCGGGGAATGTTTATGTTACCGGCATGTCACAGGGCTTATCTTCAGGGGTAGATTATGTTACAATTAAATATAATTCCTCAGGTGTGCAGCAATGGCTTGCAAGATATACCAGCCCCGGAGCTTCACAGGATATACCCGAGGGACTGAACATTGATAATGCGGGCAATGTATATGTAACGGGCAGAACACGCATCAACAGTTCATACAACGATTTTGCAACTGTAAAATATAATTCATCAGGGGCTGAGCAGTGGGTGGCTGTTTACAATAATAACGGGGTTGACCGTGATGATTACGGGTATGATGTAATAGCGGATAACCAGGGCAATGTATATGTTACAGGGAACAGTCAGGAAAGCGGTACTAACCGCGATGCCCTGACCGTAAAATATAACAGCGCCGGTATTGAGCAGTGGGTAGCCCGGTATGACGGATCTAATGCCGATGAAACATATTCCATTGGACTTGACGCAGCGGGAAATGTTTATGTAGCAGGATATAACAGCTCGCCAAACCAGAACATACTTACAATAAAATATTCACAGGTCAACGGGATCACACAGCTTTCAAATGAGATCCCTCAAAGGTTCAGGCTTGAGCAGAATTACCATAACCCCTTTAACCCGGTCACAAATATAAAACTGCAAATAGCATCAAAGGTTTTTGTTTCACTGAAGCTGTATGATATAACCGGCAGGGAAGTAAAAACGCTTGTTAATGAAGAGCTGCAGGCGGGAATTTATAATGTAGATCTTGATGCGTCTTCTATGACATCAGGGGTTTATTTTTACAGGCTGGTTACAAAAGATTTTTCAGATACCAAAAAAATGATCTTATTAAAATAA
- a CDS encoding T9SS type A sorting domain-containing protein → MKQIKTFLILTTVIFIQSVFAQQTVPNSWGKGSDETEPSVGQEKLPAELLNRLNNFREEMGEEQKMQLNSEADSYLGAERPEDIYGLTQTSVITSSFNNPPFNPEWYTTDVLVHSGGIASAGGYKQLDLQQGEDGWMYYVVNRVGTPGQFSIYMSSNGGATWAGAINYNAGSGYIHNISALVESRTNGVLDSTRILVYFTFSSSSNGDNASLYMLNVKRNGIGGIVYPAGNPAGGNKYEYVTACSDGMYYTSATYMHAVVRECTNAGTQVGIRHFRTTNWGSTHSSALINTTYNDYYPSSAFSVETGTDSIYIAVERRISTTEYELRMIVTPDAPSTSNRIFYITSATSGIKYEKPAITIVQQSAGVPKKVMVTCTRNRNPRYHYSSDGGGTWVIDQLLAPNTAQIADYTICGSDSLTSGGQYVIAGYVTDDGDSVSVKQGTIPGGLPFSYYKRNSNQASGVVAPVCAIFKSGSTKYAVFGYAGFGPSNAYYNGEQLFTGIEPIGSNIPDKFSLSQNYPNPFNPVTNINFSIPQSGNVKLVVFDMTGREVAVLNNGILSAGSYKVDYDASNLASGVYFYKLETESFTDVKKMMLIK, encoded by the coding sequence ATGAAACAGATCAAAACGTTTTTGATTCTAACTACTGTGATATTTATCCAGTCAGTTTTTGCACAGCAAACAGTGCCGAACAGCTGGGGCAAAGGCAGCGATGAAACAGAACCTTCAGTTGGGCAGGAAAAACTGCCCGCAGAACTTCTGAACAGGCTGAATAATTTCAGGGAAGAAATGGGCGAAGAGCAGAAAATGCAGCTCAATTCAGAAGCAGACAGCTATCTTGGCGCGGAACGCCCGGAAGATATTTACGGCTTAACGCAAACATCAGTTATAACTTCAAGCTTCAATAATCCGCCTTTCAACCCTGAATGGTATACAACTGACGTTCTTGTACACAGCGGAGGCATAGCATCTGCCGGAGGCTATAAACAGCTTGACCTTCAGCAGGGAGAAGACGGCTGGATGTATTATGTTGTAAACAGAGTAGGTACCCCGGGACAGTTTTCAATATATATGTCATCAAATGGCGGTGCAACATGGGCCGGTGCAATTAACTATAATGCAGGCAGCGGATATATCCATAATATTTCTGCGCTTGTAGAATCACGGACAAATGGTGTGCTTGATTCCACAAGGATCCTGGTATACTTTACCTTCAGCTCATCATCCAATGGTGATAACGCTTCTCTGTATATGCTTAATGTAAAAAGGAACGGAATTGGCGGTATTGTTTATCCCGCAGGAAATCCTGCCGGCGGAAATAAATATGAATATGTTACAGCATGCAGCGATGGTATGTATTATACTTCAGCAACATATATGCACGCTGTTGTCAGGGAATGTACTAATGCCGGCACACAGGTGGGTATCAGGCATTTCAGGACAACGAACTGGGGTTCAACTCATTCAAGCGCGCTGATAAACACAACTTATAACGATTACTATCCAAGCTCTGCATTTTCAGTGGAAACAGGCACTGATTCAATTTACATAGCAGTTGAAAGAAGAATTAGCACAACTGAATATGAACTGAGAATGATAGTTACGCCCGATGCTCCGAGCACCAGCAACAGGATATTCTATATTACAAGCGCTACATCAGGTATAAAATATGAAAAGCCTGCGATCACAATCGTTCAGCAAAGCGCAGGTGTTCCAAAAAAAGTTATGGTTACATGCACAAGAAACCGTAATCCAAGATATCACTATTCATCCGATGGAGGCGGTACCTGGGTAATTGATCAGCTTCTTGCTCCTAATACAGCGCAGATAGCTGATTATACAATTTGCGGCAGTGATTCATTGACTTCAGGCGGACAGTATGTAATTGCCGGTTATGTAACTGATGACGGTGATTCAGTAAGCGTTAAGCAGGGTACGATACCGGGCGGTTTGCCGTTTTCATACTATAAAAGGAACAGTAACCAGGCATCAGGTGTTGTTGCCCCGGTATGCGCAATATTTAAGAGCGGTTCAACAAAATATGCTGTATTCGGTTACGCAGGTTTTGGGCCCTCAAACGCATACTATAACGGCGAACAGCTTTTTACAGGTATAGAACCTATAGGCAGCAATATTCCCGATAAATTTTCTTTAAGCCAGAACTATCCGAATCCGTTTAACCCGGTAACAAATATTAATTTTTCAATTCCGCAGTCAGGGAACGTTAAGCTGGTTGTGTTTGATATGACCGGCCGCGAAGTAGCAGTACTTAATAACGGAATACTTTCTGCCGGCTCATATAAAGTAGATTACGATGCATCGAACCTTGCAAGCGGAGTATATTTTTATAAGCTTGAAACCGAAAGCTTTACTGATGTAAAGAAAATGATGCTTATCAAATAA
- a CDS encoding DoxX family protein: MYLLHKIDVWSEKHHPLWLDFFRVLLGTILVWQAIYFIINKAAIVQIVDQYGFGFYTMTAAHAVIGIHLAGGLLIFFGLLTRFAAAIQLPVLLCNIIFIVLPNGFMSLRSEAELTIAVTALVLLFLFEGSGHYSVDSYLKRHVD; this comes from the coding sequence ATGTACCTTCTTCATAAAATAGATGTATGGTCAGAAAAACATCACCCGCTCTGGCTGGATTTCTTCCGCGTACTGCTTGGTACTATCCTGGTATGGCAGGCAATTTATTTTATTATTAACAAAGCCGCAATTGTACAGATAGTTGATCAGTATGGTTTTGGATTCTATACAATGACAGCGGCACATGCTGTAATTGGAATTCATCTTGCAGGAGGACTACTGATATTTTTTGGATTATTAACCCGGTTTGCAGCGGCAATACAATTACCTGTTTTACTGTGCAATATAATTTTTATTGTATTACCCAACGGGTTTATGTCATTAAGATCTGAAGCAGAGCTGACAATTGCTGTTACGGCATTAGTGCTCCTTTTTCTGTTTGAAGGTTCAGGCCATTATTCTGTTGATTCCTATCTTAAGAGGCATGTAGATTAG
- a CDS encoding zinc-dependent metalloprotease, whose product MNKFKTGFFSFFFVLCLFASVAFFIGFSNNPGHTNNTPQNSYLRELLKSNKTAAQTIALKKGNEYFSNIEIFSPAPVNQKARGEFAYQSEFLKINRQALSEFLSAKYSNINFIFPAGNKNIELELTAFKPLSDDFKIYSFESGIYKEQSFRQNSLHYNGIIKGNGGSVAVISIFEDHIEGIVSDENGNWVLGPVNNGESSPGDYIYYNDFTLYKSNPFVCKLEGLEEKSTFPVEANHVSGETPQMNMVNNPVKVLFVADYQMWLDAGQNTTTLVNYINGFFAVTKTLYQNENIPMEIGSILYYNSPDPMIGYDTYNMRQRFGAQIQNNMSGSHIAHLISTRTDVSGGIAHIRSLCKPYNPADSSGSYAVSVIQTSYLPYPQYSWTVSVVTHEMGHNVGSRHTHACMWPGGPIDTCIITPENSNQYGFPEGCIPQPQSNGCYSPRYGTIMSYCHFCEGLGGGISYAVGFGPMPGDTIRLRYSQANCLIGIQNISTEVPKNYSLQQNYPNPFNPVTNIGFDILKASAVSLTVMDITGKVVEVLINQNLLPGTYNYDWNAEKYASGIYFYKLETDGFAETRKMVLIK is encoded by the coding sequence ATGAATAAATTTAAAACCGGTTTTTTCAGCTTTTTTTTTGTTTTATGTTTGTTTGCATCGGTTGCTTTTTTTATAGGGTTCAGTAATAACCCCGGACATACAAACAATACTCCTCAAAATTCTTATTTAAGAGAATTGCTTAAATCCAATAAAACTGCTGCTCAAACCATTGCGTTAAAAAAAGGAAATGAGTATTTCAGCAATATAGAAATTTTTTCTCCTGCTCCGGTGAACCAAAAAGCCCGCGGCGAATTTGCCTATCAAAGCGAATTCTTAAAAATTAACAGGCAGGCTCTGTCAGAATTTTTATCAGCTAAATACAGCAACATAAATTTTATTTTTCCTGCCGGCAACAAAAATATTGAACTTGAACTGACTGCCTTTAAACCACTTTCTGATGATTTTAAAATATACTCTTTTGAATCAGGAATTTATAAAGAACAGTCTTTCAGACAAAACTCTCTGCATTACAACGGCATAATAAAAGGAAACGGCGGTTCAGTTGCCGTAATCAGCATTTTTGAAGATCATATAGAAGGTATTGTTTCTGATGAAAACGGAAACTGGGTGCTGGGTCCTGTTAATAACGGAGAAAGCTCCCCCGGTGACTATATTTATTATAATGATTTTACTTTATACAAAAGTAATCCTTTTGTCTGCAAGCTTGAAGGATTAGAAGAAAAATCAACTTTTCCGGTTGAAGCTAACCATGTTTCAGGTGAAACTCCCCAAATGAATATGGTTAATAATCCGGTTAAAGTTTTATTTGTTGCAGATTACCAAATGTGGTTAGATGCTGGTCAAAACACAACTACGCTTGTGAATTACATTAACGGCTTTTTTGCTGTCACAAAAACTCTTTACCAGAATGAAAACATTCCTATGGAAATTGGTTCAATATTATATTACAACAGCCCCGACCCGATGATAGGATACGATACTTACAATATGAGGCAAAGGTTTGGTGCACAGATCCAGAACAATATGTCCGGCAGCCATATAGCACATTTAATTTCAACAAGAACAGATGTAAGCGGAGGTATCGCACACATCAGAAGCTTATGTAAACCATATAATCCCGCCGATTCTTCGGGTTCTTATGCTGTAAGTGTTATCCAAACCAGCTACTTGCCGTATCCGCAGTATTCATGGACAGTATCTGTTGTAACACACGAAATGGGACATAATGTAGGCTCAAGGCATACACATGCCTGCATGTGGCCCGGGGGACCAATTGATACCTGTATTATAACACCCGAAAATTCAAACCAGTATGGTTTTCCCGAAGGATGTATTCCTCAGCCACAAAGTAACGGATGCTACAGTCCAAGATATGGTACTATTATGAGCTATTGTCATTTTTGTGAAGGATTAGGCGGAGGAATTTCCTACGCTGTTGGTTTTGGTCCAATGCCGGGTGATACTATAAGGTTAAGGTATTCACAGGCTAACTGCTTAATAGGTATTCAGAATATTTCAACTGAAGTTCCCAAAAATTACAGCCTGCAGCAAAATTATCCAAATCCTTTTAATCCGGTTACTAATATCGGGTTTGATATTCTAAAAGCTTCAGCAGTTTCCTTAACCGTCATGGATATTACCGGTAAAGTTGTAGAAGTACTTATAAATCAAAATCTGCTTCCCGGTACTTATAATTACGACTGGAATGCGGAAAAATATGCAAGCGGAATTTATTTTTACAAGCTTGAAACAGATGGATTTGCCGAAACAAGAAAAATGGTTCTTATAAAATAA
- a CDS encoding FeoB-associated Cys-rich membrane protein, whose amino-acid sequence MGYFDKLSDYYRSEQFNKDSKRFERQAKNTFLSTAIIIGAVFLLIAVLVIYSVISSIF is encoded by the coding sequence ATGGGATACTTTGATAAGCTTTCAGATTATTACAGGTCAGAACAGTTCAATAAAGACAGCAAAAGATTTGAAAGGCAGGCTAAAAATACATTTCTTTCAACTGCTATAATAATTGGTGCTGTATTTTTGCTTATTGCAGTGCTTGTTATCTATTCAGTTATCAGTTCAATTTTCTGA
- the chrA gene encoding chromate efflux transporter, giving the protein MKASTEHKTSLKEIALLFLKLGITGFGGPAAHISMMRHEVVLKKKWLTEEHFLDLVGATNLIPGPNSTEMAIHIGREKAGWKGLLTAGVCFIMPAVIITGIIAWFYSQYGALPEVQDFLFGIKPAIIAIIIVNIYPLALKAGKSVVLVLLGVIAAVLSLLGFNEIMIVFGAGIVSLLISFLKKGTKGNRLNSIIPIFAAGFLLQGAPGNFSLFLIFLKVGSILYGSGYVLFAFLESELVAAGILTQQQLVDAIAVGQFTPGPVFSAVTFIGWQINGIEGGLVSTLGIFIPSFLFVAFLNPLVKKMRTSKAFSAILDGVNIASVALIASVCFMFGREAFADWRAILIAIVCLIICFRFKNLNTAWIVLGGSLAGYILLLL; this is encoded by the coding sequence ATGAAAGCTTCGACTGAACATAAAACATCTCTGAAGGAAATCGCACTGTTATTTCTGAAACTGGGAATAACAGGCTTTGGCGGGCCCGCCGCGCATATTTCTATGATGAGGCATGAAGTTGTATTGAAAAAAAAATGGCTAACCGAAGAGCATTTTCTCGATCTCGTAGGCGCGACGAACCTCATACCCGGACCCAACAGCACAGAAATGGCAATTCATATCGGAAGGGAAAAAGCCGGCTGGAAAGGGCTTCTGACCGCTGGTGTCTGCTTTATAATGCCTGCTGTGATAATAACAGGAATTATTGCATGGTTCTACAGTCAGTACGGAGCATTACCCGAAGTGCAGGATTTTTTATTCGGCATTAAGCCTGCTATAATTGCAATAATCATTGTAAATATTTATCCACTCGCCTTAAAGGCAGGTAAATCAGTTGTACTGGTTCTGCTTGGAGTGATAGCCGCAGTATTGAGCCTTCTTGGCTTCAATGAAATTATGATAGTGTTTGGTGCAGGTATTGTTTCTTTGTTGATTTCTTTTTTAAAGAAAGGAACAAAAGGAAACAGGCTTAATTCAATTATCCCGATATTTGCAGCGGGTTTCCTGCTGCAGGGCGCGCCGGGAAATTTTTCTTTGTTCTTAATATTTCTTAAAGTGGGTTCAATTCTGTACGGCAGCGGTTATGTGCTGTTCGCATTTCTGGAAAGCGAACTTGTAGCTGCGGGTATTTTAACTCAGCAGCAGCTGGTTGATGCAATTGCCGTAGGGCAATTCACCCCGGGGCCGGTATTTTCCGCCGTAACTTTTATTGGCTGGCAAATTAACGGTATTGAAGGAGGGCTTGTTTCAACGCTTGGAATATTCATTCCATCATTTTTGTTTGTAGCATTTCTTAACCCGCTGGTTAAAAAAATGCGCACATCAAAGGCTTTTTCTGCAATACTTGACGGAGTTAATATAGCTTCGGTTGCATTGATAGCATCAGTGTGTTTCATGTTTGGCAGAGAGGCATTTGCAGATTGGCGCGCAATACTGATAGCTATTGTATGTCTTATAATATGTTTCAGGTTTAAAAATCTTAATACTGCCTGGATAGTACTTGGCGGCTCACTTGCGGGATATATCCTTCTTTTACTTTGA
- a CDS encoding DUF190 domain-containing protein, whose protein sequence is MQKESTGTLLRIFIGESDKYEGKNLYKYLTNYLREHQYAGITVLRGITGFGRASLIHTSDLIELSSDLPIVIEIADTEDNINRLKDVFEETGMIGSSLITEEKVKIIKYGD, encoded by the coding sequence ATGCAAAAAGAATCCACCGGTACACTGCTCAGGATATTTATAGGCGAAAGCGATAAATATGAAGGCAAAAATCTTTACAAATATTTGACGAACTATCTCAGGGAACATCAATATGCGGGCATTACCGTTCTGCGGGGCATCACAGGATTTGGGAGGGCAAGCCTTATCCATACCAGCGACCTGATTGAGTTATCAAGCGATCTGCCAATAGTAATAGAAATTGCCGATACGGAAGATAACATCAACCGTCTTAAGGATGTATTTGAAGAAACCGGTATGATCGGAAGCTCTCTGATAACCGAGGAGAAAGTGAAAATAATTAAATACGGCGATTAG
- a CDS encoding DUF1287 domain-containing protein, which produces MKYIFNMILKAITFLTVVLFIFSCSKQEVKSDNTNKTINKTDSTLSNKSTLTENQKKVLDGAKKCLEAKFSYDMTMGYYVCTYKDGENTGSRVFPGGDVAPDMGVCTDVIVRALRWGGVCDLQEEIYNDLKANWSDYPMSRWSAKKPDPNIDQRRVPVQMVWFGKYWQEINAEKESDFQPGDVVAWDMNGDGWGDHIGIVSDKSVNGVPYLIHNFPDPGYVAEEDVLHEWNILAVYRVK; this is translated from the coding sequence TTGAAATATATATTTAATATGATACTGAAAGCCATAACATTCTTAACTGTAGTTTTATTCATTTTTTCCTGCTCAAAGCAGGAAGTAAAATCAGATAACACAAACAAAACAATAAATAAAACTGACTCCACCCTTTCCAATAAATCTACATTAACAGAAAACCAGAAGAAAGTCCTTGATGGCGCAAAGAAGTGCCTGGAGGCGAAGTTCAGCTATGATATGACAATGGGTTATTATGTATGCACGTACAAGGATGGTGAGAACACGGGCTCCAGGGTTTTCCCCGGGGGTGATGTTGCACCTGATATGGGAGTATGCACCGATGTAATAGTCCGCGCACTCCGCTGGGGCGGGGTTTGTGACCTGCAGGAAGAAATTTATAATGACCTGAAGGCAAACTGGAGCGATTACCCGATGTCGAGATGGTCAGCCAAAAAACCCGACCCGAATATCGATCAGCGAAGGGTACCTGTTCAAATGGTTTGGTTTGGTAAATACTGGCAGGAAATAAACGCTGAAAAAGAAAGTGATTTTCAGCCAGGTGATGTTGTTGCCTGGGATATGAATGGCGATGGTTGGGGTGATCATATAGGGATTGTATCAGATAAATCAGTGAACGGTGTTCCTTATCTCATACATAACTTTCCAGACCCGGGCTATGTTGCCGAAGAAGATGTTCTGCATGAATGGAATATTCTTGCTGTTTACAGGGTTAAATAA
- the crcB gene encoding fluoride efflux transporter CrcB produces MLNILYIGLGGFIGAVSRYLLSRYINNLLPAFPLGTLAVNILGSFVLGFIIYSVSLGRNISPEMRDFITIGMLGGFTTMSAFAYESFRLMELNQMMLFALNIALNVILCIAAVYAGKELAILIAK; encoded by the coding sequence ATGTTGAATATACTCTACATAGGTCTCGGCGGATTCATAGGCGCGGTATCGCGTTACCTACTATCGCGGTATATAAACAACCTTCTGCCTGCTTTCCCCTTGGGCACGCTGGCAGTCAACATTCTGGGTAGTTTTGTATTAGGATTTATTATCTATTCCGTTTCACTTGGCAGAAATATTTCTCCGGAAATGCGTGATTTTATAACCATTGGAATGCTTGGCGGATTCACTACAATGTCAGCCTTTGCATATGAATCTTTCCGCCTAATGGAGCTTAACCAGATGATGCTGTTTGCCCTTAACATCGCTCTAAACGTAATTCTTTGTATAGCCGCAGTATATGCGGGCAAGGAGCTTGCCATACTGATTGCAAAATGA
- a CDS encoding T9SS type A sorting domain-containing protein translates to MIKILTFISIIFIITSSLISAEGWKRQYSNATERLEDVFFLNNNTGWISGADGTFMKTENAGLIWKSSNFSSLHFIGSIYFINENTGWVSGRYDYISISYKTTDGGINWNVQLFDLTAFYSAGLRFFNENTGWLINCGNTDGWRILKTTNGGDIWMNTYVGHYVSSIYFLNEQTAWATGCNSNATQGAILKTTNGGVNWIDTFIPETVQLQSVYFANENTGWAVGIDGAVLKSTNGGSGWIEQNRTRSLTSVKFINDKTGWISGFAGILKTTNGGDDWGYQNVNQLIWGTCFVNGNTGWAVGTEGLIYKTTDGGGDFEVIPKKFELFQNYPNPFNPKTTIKFSMPERGSVKLNVYDLSGKLVAKLVDNVYEKGNHKIVFNAEGLASGVYFYKIVTDKNVVTKKMVLVK, encoded by the coding sequence ATGATTAAGATTCTTACATTCATTTCTATCATTTTTATCATTACATCTTCATTAATTTCCGCTGAAGGCTGGAAAAGGCAATACTCAAATGCTACTGAGCGCCTGGAGGACGTTTTTTTTCTGAATAATAATACCGGATGGATCTCGGGCGCAGACGGTACATTTATGAAAACAGAAAACGCAGGATTAATATGGAAAAGCAGTAATTTTTCATCGCTGCATTTTATTGGCTCAATATATTTCATAAATGAAAACACAGGCTGGGTTTCAGGCAGGTATGATTATATAAGCATTTCCTATAAAACCACTGACGGTGGCATAAACTGGAACGTACAATTGTTTGATTTAACCGCCTTTTATTCTGCCGGACTTCGTTTTTTTAATGAAAACACCGGCTGGCTTATAAACTGCGGAAACACTGACGGATGGAGAATTTTGAAAACCACAAACGGGGGGGATATATGGATGAATACATATGTAGGGCATTATGTCTCGTCGATATATTTTTTGAATGAACAAACTGCTTGGGCAACAGGCTGTAATTCCAATGCAACACAGGGCGCTATATTAAAAACCACAAATGGCGGAGTTAACTGGATTGATACATTTATTCCGGAAACCGTTCAGCTTCAGTCAGTTTATTTTGCAAATGAAAACACCGGCTGGGCAGTTGGAATAGACGGCGCGGTGTTAAAAAGTACAAACGGTGGCAGTGGCTGGATCGAGCAGAATAGGACCAGGTCTTTAACATCAGTTAAGTTTATTAATGATAAAACAGGGTGGATTTCGGGATTTGCAGGTATCTTAAAAACCACAAACGGAGGTGATGACTGGGGTTACCAGAATGTTAACCAGCTGATATGGGGAACATGTTTTGTTAACGGTAATACCGGATGGGCTGTGGGAACTGAAGGATTAATTTACAAAACTACTGATGGCGGCGGTGATTTTGAGGTTATACCTAAGAAATTTGAACTGTTTCAAAATTACCCTAACCCGTTTAATCCAAAAACAACAATAAAGTTCAGCATGCCCGAAAGAGGGAGTGTTAAGTTAAATGTATATGATTTAAGCGGTAAACTTGTTGCAAAACTGGTTGATAATGTTTATGAGAAAGGCAATCACAAAATAGTTTTTAATGCAGAAGGGTTAGCATCAGGTGTATATTTCTATAAAATAGTAACGGATAAGAATGTTGTTACAAAGAAGATGGTTTTAGTTAAATAA